The nucleotide window ctttaaatgtttgaggcttattttccaataagaaagtcacaaaatctggtccaaatgaagaagactttctttgacgtttactacatcTCGGATCCTCCTGGTTaagtgtactttcttttgtttcttaccgaggtcatttagatccttcaccaatcgactcacattcctttttatacggatatatattttcaaagaactcagtattatctgattctataatagtattattatgaatgtcaggattttctgatttatgaactagaaatcgatatgctttactattagtcgcatatcctatgaaaacacaatcaacggttttcggtcctatttttacccttttgggtttaggaacttgcacttttgccaaacacccccatattttaaaataattcaagttgggcttccttcctttccatttttcatatggaatggattgtattttgctatggggtattcgatttagtattcggttAGCCATAAGAATgacttcccccacaagttctgtggaaaaccagaacttatcaataatgcgttcattatctcctttaatgaacgattctttctttctgcaatcccattggattgggcgTGTAAGGGTccattgtttgatgaataattccatattctaaacatatttgttcaaaaggagattcatattcaccatccctatcacttcttatcattttgattttcttgttaagttgtgtttcagcttcatttttgtattgtttgaatgcgtctattgcttcatctttactattaaataagtaaacatagcaatatcgagtactatcgtcaataaaagttatgaaatacttctttccaccgtgagatggtattgacttcatatcgtaaatatctgtgtgaattaagtctaaaggatctAAATTcttttcaactgacttataaggatatttaacatacttagattccatacatatttgatattttgatttgttgcattcaaatttaggcaatacttccaaattaattatttttcgcaatgttttataattaacatgacccaaacgtatatgccataattcatttgaTTCAagatgaaattttattattattttcaacaaccattacattcatctttaaaaggccctcagtgaggtaaccttttcctacaaacatttcgttcttacttattacaaccttatcggaAACAAAAACACATTTAAAATCATTCTTAACAAGATGTCCaatagagactaaattcttcctaatctcgggaacatgaaggacgttgttcaaagttaCCACTTTGCCGGAAgtcattttgaaaaatatattcccacatccttcaatcttggcctttgcagcatttcccatagaaagcATCTCATCGGGTCCAataggagcataagtagcaaaagcttctctaacagcacaaacatggcgagtggctccagaatcaatccaccactctttaGGATTGCCCACCAAGTTGCATTCGGAAAGCATGACAcataagtcatcaacatcatcatgcttttcaaccatgtttgcttgacccttcttcttgtctttcttcggatcACGatactccgtagatttgtgtccggcttttccacagttgtaccaatttccactgaaccgcttcttgcttgggttatATTTTGGTCCAGAAGCCTTTTTCCTCTTTTGTTCTCTTCAACAAAAGAGAACTTCAAATTCTGATCGAAAGCATTCCCGCTTATAGTACAATAGTAAAAATAatcattttaaaacttttttataTGAAACCAACTACTTATACTTAATTGTTCttgttttattaaaatatttttttgtaatactACTAATCCACTATTTGGATCTTCTCCTGTTATTAAACTATGTATCTTATTTGTAAAATTATAAGGATTTGCTCCCATTGCTATTAACATTTGGAAATCTTGTGGGAATTCTGTTTTATAGGCTTCCCATAGGCCTTTAGTTGATTCTCCTAAGAAAGTTTCCATATATTTATACGTTGTTTCTGCATCTGTATCATTATAAGTTTTTATAAAATGTGCTACTACTATTCTTTTCCATAGGTCTATTACTGAGTTCCACATTTGTGGATCATGAGCTgctatatttaatattttacccTTTCTTCCTCCTTCTTGTAGTCTTATAGGTTCTTCTATAGACATTCTTTTTCCTGACGGTTTTACATTTTCTATTTCCGTCTCTTGATCTATTCTGTAAACTCTTTGTCAAGGTACATTCCCTGTGCTAGTGCTAGTATCTACTATGCTTTGATAGGTTGTTCTTTGGAAGGGGCTTGGGCTAGAACTAGTTGATTCCATCAATTCTTTTAGGCTTATTAAGGATTCTGTTTCTGTTTCTTCATAACTATCTTGTATTTCATCAAAATATTTATCTATTTTCTCTGATTTTTTCTGTAAAATCTCTTCTTTTCTATATCCCCAATTATCTGTTCTTAATTCACATTTTTTAAAGTGTTCTTCTACTTCGCTTAAGGTTAGCTTTCTAAGTTTACATCCTTTACACTGGAAAGTCTGAGTTTTATTTTTCTTAACTagtttttttgctttttctaatGCTATATCTACTTCAAATTCATCTGGTATTACTTCTATGTTCATAAACTCAGTATCAGTATCTTCTATTGTGCTTTCCATTGTATCGTCTATTTCTTTTTGGGTAGAATAATTGTAATTAGTAAATCTAATTGAGGTTTCTCCTTTTGAGTTTGTGTACATTAAATGAGATTCTGGcttaaatatttttggttttgcaaAGTCTTCTAAATTCCATCTAGTCCAGCATATTCTTCTGGATTTATTTTGATAGGTTTTATTAGTTTTATTCCTTTATTTCCCATTACCTCGACTACATCGTCTACTTTAATTTTAAATCTTGTATTACTACTTGTTGCCATTTTTCCGATGAAACCTACACATATTAATAAATTATTTCCATTATTCATTTCTTCATATCCTTTCGTCTGTATtcctaatttaataatttttccaaaTTCTGCTACATTTATCATAAAATCTGGGCTGATATAAAATATTCCTCCATTGTTTGTCATGTCTACCTCTGTTAAACCTAGTATGGATTTCTTTTGATCTGACCATCTGTCGTCATATACTACTACTAATACTTTAGTTCCTAAGTTTTTTCTAGTTAATCCTTTTAATCCGATTACTATTAATCCCATATGCATTAaattccttttatagttctttatttgttttactGAGTCTGGATTTATTAAATTTAATGTAGCTACTTTATTTCCTATAGCTGATAATTGTTCTTCTCTATAATGTCTATATAGTTGAGAATTATTTGAAAAATACCCTGTATTATATAATATTTTCGGATTTAGTAACCTTAGTTGATTCTGCTGAAAAATTTGTATGTCTTTGTCTATATCTATTATTTCATCTAGTTTCTGATTGTCATCTTGTCTTTTTCTAGTTAAGATTCCTGCTAACATATTATTGCCTATTCTATTATCTGAAAAACTTACTCTTGATCTTTCTTTTTAATTGTTCTATTAGATCGTCAACCTTTAGGATTTCTgtttttatctctttttctttaataattttatctagtttttattaatttctagaagtaatattattaaagtattattttgttttattattgtttgatctGCCTTTCCTTGAGGGATATAACTAGTTAGTCCTTCTGGGTTGAGTTAAATTCTTTCTGTAagttttaatgcttcttcatatGTTGGATCTAATTCTATATCACTCATGAAAGagctatttcttttattttgtctatttcttcttttaaaacactTATTTCACTTTTTAGTACTTCTACTTGATCTGTTGTTCTTTCTATTAGCCTGGTCGTTTGTATTTCTAATTCCTGAGGTTTTTCAgtaatagttttaattaatttttctatttcgTTTTTCGTAGGTATTTTTTCTAGATTAAACTTATTATTTAGATAttgtatttttctgtctatttctagttcttgtgattttatgaAGTCTAAATTTTGTTCTAATTTCTCTAGAGTCTTTTTCTGTTTAATTTGAAACGCTTCTACTAGTTCTAGTGTTcttattaaatttttattattttcttgtgttttttctccaaaatttattattaaatctactattgtattatattgtttgtCTTCGCTATGTAATATATGTTCTCCACTGCTAAAATTACACTTAATTACCGtattatcttttactattttatacttCTTTTCTGGGtatatttttaaatctaaatatTCTAGGTTTCTTAAGGTAGCTATATTGTCTATCTTAAGGGTAtccaaatttttcttttcttaaaaaactttattctttgattttgtaaATATATTTCTCCTTCTATACTTTGTATTTCCACTCTAAAGCTGATATAGTTTCTAAACTAATACTTCTTTTAATTATATAACTTTGTTCTCTATTTATTTTGGAATCTGATTCTCCTATTTGTTTAGCTAGTTCTAAAGTTGATGATAGTAGTGTTTTAGTTTCTTTTAGTATTTTCTTTAGCTCTTCTCTTCTGATTATATCTCTTCTTAAAAGCCAATAGTTAAAAGCTATTTCTTTGGCTATAGGATGTTGTCTTAACATATGGTTTACCCTAGTGGaatatattttatcttatttctagttgtttgaatataatttttctcctCTTGTATTTCAATACTTGTTCTTTTTATTtcatgaaaaaggaaattctgaAAATCCTTGGTATTAAAATTATCTAATTCTAATTCTaatattcttatatatttttatagtTTCTAATGGTCTTATAGCTAATATATATCAGATGTTGATGATAACTTATATATTTAGCGAACAATAATTGTTTCATAAACTGTTTGGTCCTAAAATcttcttgctctgataccaatataaaagggttaaaaatataaaagagttaAAAACAATAAAAGACGAAACAATAAAAGACGATAAAAATTTTCTAGTAGTATATTCTTCTCCTTCTTTGAAACCTTCTTCTCTGGTAGTGGGAGTAGATTGACTGATGATATCTGAATATTTCCGATATTAAGTATAGTTGTTTTCTATATTTATCTAAACAACTGCTGTTATTTTGTTCTAGGTAGATAAAATGTACTGCTAGATCTATTATAGAATAGAATCCACTATCTATGTCTATTATAAATTCTTCTAAATTTTGAGTAAGGCTTCTAGCAAAACTTTCTGGATGGGTGTAGTTGTTGCGGTTATTGGACATTAATAGTAAAATTCTTTTCAGTTAAATCTTATATTTGTGAAAATCCTACtcggtactctctctctctctctctctctctctctctctctctctctctctctctctctctctctcttattctatAGACTTGAAAAGTTAACATattagctaaattatgaactgatATTACCCcgtaactctttttttttactctgttcatctcttcttcccaatcGTTTAAAGATTTTACCCTTTTCTTAACTTCTATTTCTTTAACCTCACCCTGGCCATGGTTAAACACTTATACCCTTTCTTCATTAATTGGGTTTTTTAACCAGTTTTTTCCTAGGAATTTACAGGTTAATCCATCATAGTTGTTAAGAAATTGGGAAGCTAACCATATACTAAGAGTGTTCTATAATAATTTAATGTACAGACATAGTGTTAACTAATAATCATAAGAACAGTAAAATACAAACTAATTAACAATCATAGATTTAGTAAAATACAAACTGGGGTAATGTTTATCAGAAACATAATTTAGATAAAGATGAATAACTTACATGCTTATAGGAGAGAGATTTCCCTTTCGGGAAACCCGAAAACCTTACTGAAAACTTTGAAAATTACTTATATATATAGTTACCCCCCATCCcctccaaaaaaaaagaagaagaaagaaaacgggctttttttaattttagcccacaccagaaactatttatattcggtagccgaaaaagtataaaatttgtataatttttgtatataacatacataatgtgtgtgtgtgtgtatatatacacacacaaaaaaaaagtatatattctttcggctattattttgagagcgactatacaatgtcattttcgcaaaaaaaaaaaaacgcgagagagagagagagggggagaGAGGGAGAGAGCCCATACAAAATCTGGGTTTGGGCCAAGCTCCAAAGTATGGGCTTATCAGTGAAAGAGTTTCAGATATAACTCATAGGATTAATTGGATTAGAGAAAAAAACCCAtgaaaaaaccctaaaaccaaGCTGTACGGATGAACTTAAATGTTTTTGTGAACGCATTTGAGTCCATTCATTGTGTTCCTTATTCCTAATAATATAGTCTCCTCACACTTGATTAATTAATTGTATTTGTAACTTCCATCTACGTAAATCCCAATACTTTTGACCATGCACTCATATTCATACATCAATTACCAATTAGGATAAGTTCATTACGACCCATCCAAATTAAGAAGAATCTTCGGCAGTCTAATTTTTAGAATTACCATAATAGAAGTAAGGATTTAATTTGAATAGACTCGTAACTTAATGTTTTCTTACACTATCAGTTTATTTTTACCTATTAAagcaatttatttatttattttctagaCAAACAAGTTAGACTTAATGTAGACGACATATATGctgttataatatttttttttgaaaatttaagctATATACATCAAATAAGGAATTTTTATAGAATCACATCATCTTCACATGTTGTAAGATGTAATCTATCATATTCAAGATTACAAATCCCACATTTTAAGTTGTAGATATCATTAATTAGGTAACCTGATAGTGTAATTTATTTAATTTGCACTGATATTTCACGGTGTATATATACATTTTAGTGGTAGATATTTCACGGTATATGTACgtttaactcttttttttttttttttacgttgTGGACAATTTTTTTCCTGGTCCAATAGAAGTGTAAATCACATTTACATAACCAATGCATGCATGTATTGCTAGTGTAAACACACATATAAAGCACACAATAAATGTATGTAGATGTATTTTAGGATGAAGACATTCGTGTCCCACAATTAATCATATCAACGTACAATAAATAGCGCATTTTCTTTTCTACACTAATTCATATGTAAAACCCGTGGTCATTAATTAGAACCCATAATTTCTATACATTGTAACTCCCATAATCCACTCGCACGAACTCCAATTTATTTATCACTCATTTATTCTCCCTCTAATTCCAATTTATATACCCCCGCTGGCCTTTTCAATTTCTTGACTCTCTCTTCAGCCGCCATCTCCCCTAAATTTTTCCAATTATGGATTCTCATGTTCTAACGCTGGAAAACCAAAATGATCAATTCGATTGGTTATATTCAGAACACGCTCCTCCCCCTTTCGGGTAAGTAACATAAAACAAGTTAGTTGTTATGATCTTGATTTATATTGAGGTGCAATATTGGTGAGAAAAATTTCAAAGCATCAATATGCATGCAAATTTGTGTTTAAGGAAAAGAAAGAACTAAATATAGGTCTTTAATATACATATTGTATCGactaacatttatgtattcttttgtgtttttcttgtttttggaTAGAACATGGCAACAACAAGATTCAAGAATATTGTCCAATGGAGGTTTATTCAACTTTGAGTACTTTGATCCCTTTCAATTTCCCAACGATCTTCAAAACAATAATTTACCATTTTTTGAGCTTAAAGAGTTGGAAGAAATATGTCAAGATTTGGGCACGTTAGACGTCAGACTACCTCCATTTCAAGAAGACATTCCGCAGAACATGACATTTAGTCCTTTAGAGGAATGTCAAAACGTGACAAGTGCTCGAAATGAAGTTCATATGCAGGATAAGAACTACTACGACTATACAGTTGGAGAAATAGAATTTAGCAGTGGAACTAATAATAAGGAGTTAATTAGGAAGCGAAATAATAATGGAAGGCATAAGAAGAGTGATACCTTAGAATTGGATGAGATACAGAGGTATTTTCATGTACCAATAAACAAAGCAGCCAAGGAGTTGAGAGTTGGATTGACAGTGTTGAAGAAAAGATGTAGGGAACTTAATATCATGCGATGGCCTCATCGTAAGATTAAGAGTTTGCAGACTCTCATTGATAGCGTTAAGGTACGTGTTAATACTAATAAAGTTTTTGTACTAATTAAGAGTTAATTTGTggtttattaagttaattattgGTTGTTTGGTATATACCAATAAATTATTTGACCAACTGCTATCAGAAATGTACCGATGGCTTTCCGATGGGGTCCGTCGGTAATTTACTAATGGATTTTGTCGGTACATTTTACCGAGGAAGGATTTACCTACCAACCACTTACTGACCGACTTCTGTCGGTAAAGCCTTGTTACCGACGGACATCTATCGGTAAATTGCGTCGGTAAACATGTGATTTTTAGTAGTGATATCATATTTAATTAATGCAGGAAATGGGACTGACAAGTGAAGTAGAGATGCTAGAAGAGCACCAAAGAATGCTAGAGAAAGTACCTGAAATGGAGCTAACTGAAAGAACCAAGAAGCTGCGTCAAACCTGTTTTAAGGCTAATTACAAGAAAAGAAGGGCCGGAATGGCTGcttttagcttttaatttcttctttaattcccCTTAGATTAGTGTT belongs to Nicotiana tabacum cultivar K326 chromosome 6, ASM71507v2, whole genome shotgun sequence and includes:
- the LOC107773566 gene encoding protein NLP4-like — encoded protein: MDSHVLTLENQNDQFDWLYSEHAPPPFGTWQQQDSRILSNGGLFNFEYFDPFQFPNDLQNNNLPFFELKELEEICQDLGTLDVRLPPFQEDIPQNMTFSPLEECQNVTSARNEVHMQDKNYYDYTVGEIEFSSGTNNKELIRKRNNNGRHKKSDTLELDEIQRYFHVPINKAAKELRVGLTVLKKRCRELNIMRWPHRKIKSLQTLIDSVKVRVNTNKVFVLIKS